The following coding sequences lie in one Spirosoma sp. KUDC1026 genomic window:
- a CDS encoding HEPN domain-containing protein, protein MSLAEQCIQDARSLYKNGSYRSAANRAYYAYFDAVRALLVSKNVIIKSHSAIRALFGEHFVKEGPFEKQDAKNFHELFLLRQHSDYEIDEDIPSSDVFEAIELAADFLIQTEAYLRENQFSS, encoded by the coding sequence ATGTCGCTTGCCGAGCAATGCATACAAGATGCCCGGTCATTGTATAAAAACGGCAGTTATCGCAGTGCCGCCAACCGTGCCTACTACGCTTATTTCGACGCCGTTCGTGCACTGCTTGTTAGTAAAAACGTCATTATCAAATCGCATTCGGCAATCAGAGCACTTTTTGGCGAGCATTTCGTTAAGGAAGGGCCGTTCGAGAAACAGGACGCTAAAAATTTTCACGAGCTTTTTTTGCTTAGACAGCACAGTGATTACGAAATCGATGAAGACATCCCGTCAAGTGATGTCTTCGAGGCTATCGAGTTAGCCGCTGACTTTTTGATTCAAACCGAAGCCTATCTTCGGGAAAACCAGTTCTCTTCATGA
- a CDS encoding M16 family metallopeptidase yields the protein MIHYEQFTLDNGLRVFVHEDESTPMAAVNILYNVGSRDEDPDRTGFAHLFEHLMFGGSTHIPNYDEPLQKVGGENNAFTSPDITNYYITLPAANLETAFWLESDRMLSLSFDPQVLDVQQKVVIEEFKQRYLNQPYGDVWLKLRPLAYKEHPYRWATIGKDISHIEHATLGDVKDFFFKYYLPNNAILVVAGNVTVEQIKQLCDKWFAPIPAGTPYVRQLPQEMKQTEARKLEASAKVPLDSLYKAYHVPGRFAPGYHTADLISDILGRSKSSRLYQKLLRDNPLFSNIGAYLTASLDPGLLVVQGTLNAGVTLEEADAAVEAVIQELIDQPISDAELSKVKNQAEASLAFAEVELLNRAMNLAYAANAGDPELVNQEAAQIQAITSDDLQTIAQQILRKDNCSTLYYRRAEEEVAA from the coding sequence ATGATCCATTACGAACAATTTACGCTGGATAATGGCCTGCGGGTATTCGTCCACGAAGACGAATCGACCCCTATGGCGGCCGTTAATATTTTATACAACGTTGGCTCTCGTGACGAAGACCCTGACCGGACGGGCTTCGCTCATTTGTTCGAACACCTGATGTTTGGCGGCTCAACCCACATTCCAAATTACGACGAGCCACTGCAGAAAGTCGGCGGGGAGAATAACGCGTTTACCAGCCCCGATATTACAAATTATTACATTACGCTCCCGGCCGCTAACCTGGAAACAGCTTTCTGGCTGGAATCGGACCGGATGCTGAGCCTGTCGTTTGATCCGCAGGTGCTGGACGTCCAGCAGAAGGTTGTCATCGAAGAATTCAAACAGCGGTACCTGAATCAGCCGTACGGCGATGTCTGGCTGAAACTTCGTCCGCTGGCCTACAAAGAGCATCCTTACCGCTGGGCGACGATTGGTAAAGACATCAGCCACATCGAACATGCTACGCTGGGCGACGTTAAAGACTTCTTTTTCAAGTATTACCTGCCGAACAACGCCATTCTGGTCGTGGCAGGAAACGTAACGGTTGAGCAGATAAAGCAACTGTGCGATAAGTGGTTTGCGCCCATTCCGGCGGGTACCCCTTACGTTCGGCAGTTGCCGCAGGAAATGAAGCAGACCGAAGCCCGCAAGCTGGAAGCCAGCGCCAAAGTGCCGCTGGACAGCCTCTATAAAGCGTACCACGTACCGGGCCGGTTTGCGCCGGGTTACCATACCGCTGATCTGATCAGCGACATTCTGGGACGTAGCAAGTCGTCGCGTCTGTATCAGAAACTACTGCGCGACAATCCGTTGTTCAGTAATATTGGCGCTTACCTCACCGCATCGCTGGACCCTGGTTTGCTGGTGGTGCAGGGTACGCTCAATGCCGGTGTTACGCTGGAAGAAGCCGATGCCGCCGTGGAAGCTGTGATTCAGGAGCTGATTGACCAGCCTATTTCTGACGCGGAACTGAGCAAAGTAAAAAACCAGGCCGAGGCCTCGCTGGCTTTTGCCGAAGTTGAACTACTGAACCGGGCCATGAATCTGGCCTATGCCGCCAACGCGGGTGACCCGGAGCTGGTTAACCAGGAAGCAGCGCAGATTCAGGCCATTACGTCCGATGATTTGCAAACGATAGCGCAGCAGATTCTCCGCAAAGACAACTGCTCGACGCTATACTATCGCCGGGCCGAGGAAGAAGTAGCGGCCTAA
- a CDS encoding GNAT family N-acetyltransferase, whose amino-acid sequence MITITTVQSPADVQGILTLQQANLRQHLSLDAQIDQGFVTVNHDPEVLTRMNAAAPSVIAKDGDTVVGYCLTMLPEFANDIPELLPLFESVNTIVYQGKPMRKQAYYVMGQVCVGAGYRGQQVFDRMYQHQREVYSGQYHLLITDISEKNTRSQRAHERVGFKPLETFYDPTLRENWIVVVWDWQA is encoded by the coding sequence ATGATTACGATTACCACCGTCCAGTCACCAGCCGATGTGCAGGGAATCCTCACGCTGCAACAGGCCAACCTCCGCCAGCATTTATCGCTTGACGCCCAGATAGACCAGGGATTTGTGACGGTTAACCACGATCCCGAGGTTCTCACGCGCATGAATGCCGCTGCTCCCAGCGTTATTGCTAAAGACGGCGATACAGTAGTAGGCTACTGTCTGACAATGCTGCCCGAATTCGCGAACGACATTCCCGAGTTACTACCGCTGTTTGAGTCTGTTAATACGATTGTGTATCAGGGGAAACCCATGCGTAAACAGGCGTATTACGTCATGGGACAGGTCTGCGTTGGCGCGGGCTACCGGGGGCAGCAGGTTTTCGACCGGATGTACCAGCACCAACGGGAGGTGTACAGTGGTCAGTATCATTTGCTTATAACAGACATTTCGGAGAAAAATACGCGGTCCCAGCGTGCCCACGAGCGGGTCGGTTTCAAACCGCTGGAAACGTTTTATGACCCAACGCTGAGAGAGAACTGGATCGTTGTGGTGTGGGACTGGCAGGCGTAG
- a CDS encoding Uma2 family endonuclease: MLTELVADLLDAPDAQLIIDRVQAVLNDEKKRRQEFYEWLQDDIKAEFINGQVVMHSPVRRKHLRASKLLANLLHNFVVAHNLGEVDTEKALVTLTRNDYEPDICFWRREVADTFDDETMQHPAPDLVVEVLSKGTAKRDRGIKFEDYASHGVREYWLIDPTRQTIEQYRLDNEFMAFDQAGNFHLTDSISAYTIPGFTIPVRAVFDKETNQEVLQRLLAEH, encoded by the coding sequence ATGCTCACTGAACTAGTGGCTGATTTACTAGACGCTCCCGACGCTCAATTGATCATTGATCGCGTTCAGGCTGTATTGAACGATGAGAAAAAGCGCCGACAGGAATTTTATGAATGGCTTCAGGATGATATAAAAGCTGAGTTTATTAATGGGCAGGTCGTTATGCACTCGCCAGTAAGACGAAAGCATTTACGGGCAAGCAAGTTGCTGGCTAATCTGCTCCATAACTTTGTCGTGGCTCACAATCTGGGCGAGGTTGATACGGAGAAAGCACTCGTTACGCTAACTCGTAATGATTATGAGCCCGACATATGTTTCTGGCGTAGAGAAGTAGCCGACACGTTCGATGATGAAACAATGCAGCATCCAGCCCCAGATCTGGTCGTCGAAGTTTTGTCAAAAGGAACAGCCAAACGTGATCGAGGCATCAAGTTTGAAGATTACGCATCACATGGCGTTCGGGAATACTGGCTTATCGATCCAACCCGGCAAACTATTGAACAGTACCGACTAGATAACGAGTTTATGGCTTTTGACCAGGCAGGAAATTTTCACCTGACCGACAGTATCAGCGCTTACACAATTCCCGGCTTTACAATTCCGGTTCGGGCAGTTTTTGACAAAGAAACCAATCAGGAAGTCTTACAGCGGTTACTGGCCGAGCACTAA
- the dnaA gene encoding chromosomal replication initiator protein DnaA: MQREVTTVWNRCLSVIREIVPDQSFKTWFEPIVPLRLNGSVLTIQVPSEFFYEWLEENFVHALRKALDTAIGRDGQLEYSIIVDKGNAQNRPLTVNMPTTKSPQTAKPDNVSPNLLKSPFELKDLDSLTLDSYLNPSYTFDNYVEGDCNRLARQAGYAVAERPGVTSFNPLMIHGGVGLGKTHLVQAIGNYIKNHNQNKFVLYVTSEKFTNQFLNAIRTDGIRDFTSFYMQVDVLVIDDVQFLQKKEKTQEIFFHIFNHLHQSGKQIIMTSDRAPRALDGLEDRLLSRFKWGLSADLQTPDLETRIAIIQKKLQAEGIYIEDAVIEYLAHSVNTNVRELEGVIVSLMAQASLNRRDIDLELAKHTLRNIVVDSEREVTIDSVQELVAQHFNVTIADLKAKSRKRELVYPRQVAMYLAKEKTDLSLKSIGYHFGGRDHSTVIHAIQTISDAVAKHPETRDVIEKLKTQLA; encoded by the coding sequence ATGCAACGCGAAGTAACAACCGTGTGGAATCGCTGTTTGAGCGTGATTCGTGAGATCGTGCCCGATCAGAGTTTCAAAACCTGGTTTGAACCCATTGTACCCCTGCGGCTCAATGGATCGGTGCTGACCATTCAGGTGCCCAGTGAATTCTTTTACGAATGGCTGGAAGAAAACTTCGTCCATGCGCTGCGGAAAGCGCTCGATACAGCGATTGGTCGCGATGGACAGCTGGAATATTCAATCATTGTCGATAAAGGTAACGCGCAGAACCGTCCGCTGACGGTGAACATGCCGACGACCAAGTCGCCCCAGACCGCCAAGCCCGACAACGTCAGCCCGAATCTCCTGAAAAGCCCATTTGAGCTTAAGGACTTGGACTCACTAACGCTGGATTCGTACCTGAATCCGAGTTATACGTTCGATAATTACGTTGAGGGAGATTGCAACCGGCTAGCCCGTCAGGCCGGGTATGCGGTAGCTGAACGGCCGGGTGTTACGTCGTTCAATCCGTTGATGATCCACGGTGGGGTAGGACTGGGAAAAACGCACTTGGTGCAGGCTATTGGGAACTACATCAAGAATCACAACCAGAACAAATTTGTCCTGTACGTAACGTCAGAGAAGTTCACGAATCAGTTCCTGAACGCCATCCGGACAGATGGGATTCGTGATTTTACGAGTTTCTACATGCAGGTCGACGTACTGGTGATTGATGACGTTCAGTTTCTGCAGAAAAAGGAAAAGACGCAGGAGATTTTCTTCCATATTTTCAATCACTTGCACCAGTCAGGTAAGCAGATTATTATGACCTCCGACCGGGCTCCCCGTGCGCTCGACGGCCTAGAAGATCGCCTGCTGTCGCGGTTTAAATGGGGACTATCGGCCGATCTGCAAACGCCCGATCTTGAAACCCGGATTGCCATTATCCAGAAGAAACTCCAGGCCGAAGGGATCTATATCGAAGATGCCGTTATTGAATACCTGGCCCATAGTGTTAACACGAACGTTCGGGAACTGGAAGGCGTCATCGTTTCATTAATGGCGCAGGCGTCGCTGAACCGGCGTGATATTGACTTGGAACTGGCCAAGCATACCCTGCGTAACATCGTCGTTGATTCCGAGCGGGAGGTGACCATCGACTCGGTGCAGGAACTGGTGGCCCAGCATTTCAACGTAACGATTGCCGACCTGAAGGCGAAAAGCCGGAAGCGGGAGCTGGTGTACCCCCGTCAGGTTGCTATGTATCTGGCTAAGGAAAAAACAGACCTGTCGCTCAAATCCATAGGCTACCATTTTGGCGGTCGCGATCACAGCACAGTTATCCACGCCATTCAAACGATCAGCGACGCGGTTGCTAAGCATCCTGAAACGCGCGATGTGATCGAAAAGCTGAAAACGCAGTTGGCGTAG
- a CDS encoding aminopeptidase, with translation MGKKIALGSIGLLLILIAWQWELVSYGWMQAKGQLTILWNTKPVADVLADPAYPDSLKQKIKLIQEIKRFSIDSLGLDPSGSYESFYDQQGKPILWVITAAQPYQLVAQQWHFPILGTFSYKGFFEKDRADQQLEELKTEGLDTRVGEVSAWSTLGFLNDPILSSFLARSEGSLAELIIHELTHGTLFVKNSLEYNENLADFVGEYGAARFLAQKYGPASVQYKDYEAAKVFYGRYDEHVLKGAQLLDSLYKSFKPTTSVAIKDSLKWQTIRQIVVSSDTIRDERSQSRVRSVKKGRLEKLKLPNNAYFIGYLTYRKQQNRFRQEFEKQFNSDFTRYLTYLKQTYPSF, from the coding sequence ATGGGAAAGAAAATTGCTCTTGGTAGTATAGGTCTCTTACTCATTCTCATTGCCTGGCAATGGGAGCTGGTCAGCTACGGCTGGATGCAGGCCAAGGGGCAATTGACTATTTTATGGAACACCAAACCCGTAGCGGACGTACTGGCAGATCCGGCCTATCCGGACTCGTTGAAACAGAAAATTAAACTAATCCAGGAAATAAAGCGTTTTTCCATTGATTCCTTAGGGCTAGATCCGTCGGGAAGCTACGAGTCGTTCTACGATCAGCAGGGAAAACCAATCCTCTGGGTCATTACTGCCGCCCAGCCGTATCAACTGGTTGCCCAACAATGGCACTTCCCGATTCTGGGAACATTTTCGTACAAGGGTTTCTTCGAAAAGGACCGTGCCGACCAGCAGCTGGAGGAGCTAAAGACAGAGGGACTGGACACACGGGTCGGGGAAGTATCGGCCTGGTCGACGCTGGGCTTTCTGAATGATCCGATACTATCCAGTTTTCTGGCCCGTTCAGAGGGGAGTCTGGCCGAACTGATTATTCACGAGTTGACACATGGCACGCTGTTTGTAAAAAACAGTCTGGAGTATAACGAGAACCTGGCCGACTTTGTGGGAGAATACGGCGCGGCTCGCTTTCTGGCTCAGAAATACGGACCAGCGTCAGTTCAGTACAAGGACTACGAAGCTGCAAAGGTGTTCTACGGCCGGTATGATGAGCATGTGTTGAAGGGAGCTCAGTTACTCGATAGTTTATACAAATCGTTTAAACCGACAACGTCGGTAGCCATCAAAGATTCACTGAAGTGGCAAACGATCCGGCAGATTGTGGTTAGCTCCGATACGATCCGGGACGAACGCAGTCAGTCTAGGGTACGTTCAGTAAAAAAAGGGCGGCTGGAAAAACTAAAGCTGCCCAACAACGCGTATTTTATTGGTTATCTGACGTATCGGAAGCAGCAGAATCGCTTCCGGCAGGAATTTGAAAAACAATTTAACAGCGACTTTACCCGCTATCTAACATACCTGAAGCAAACCTATCCATCTTTTTAA
- a CDS encoding DUF3108 domain-containing protein, with translation MKKFLIGLGIIAFLGSGFTALNSYRRVVNNSFGPGEHLEYRVHYGFVNAAEAVIDVSPSLFKVNERPCYRVNVDGRTVGAFDLVTKVRDTWRSYIDTSAILPQKFYTNIRENSYRKEENITFNHDANTVKAEERTERDIFKVPENVHDLISGYYFLRTIDFNRLTNGQVIEVPAFYDDTVYNMKVRYRGKSVIKAKEGKINVIKLNPVLPANKLFKQEESIRIFVSDDLNKIPVKVEVDLWVGSMVMDLRQNNGLKHPLRYF, from the coding sequence ATGAAGAAGTTTCTGATTGGTCTGGGTATCATTGCCTTTTTAGGGTCCGGTTTTACGGCACTCAATTCGTATCGACGCGTCGTTAACAACAGCTTTGGCCCAGGCGAACATCTTGAATACCGTGTTCACTACGGCTTTGTCAACGCTGCCGAAGCCGTTATTGACGTTAGTCCATCCTTGTTCAAAGTTAATGAACGACCCTGTTACCGGGTGAACGTTGACGGCCGTACGGTAGGTGCCTTCGATCTGGTAACGAAGGTTCGTGATACGTGGCGCTCCTACATCGATACGTCGGCAATTTTACCCCAGAAATTTTATACCAACATCCGGGAAAACAGTTACCGGAAGGAAGAGAATATTACGTTCAACCATGACGCAAACACGGTAAAAGCTGAAGAGCGCACGGAACGGGACATTTTTAAAGTGCCCGAAAACGTCCATGACCTGATTAGTGGCTACTACTTTCTGCGCACGATCGATTTCAATCGTTTGACCAACGGACAGGTTATTGAAGTACCCGCTTTCTACGACGATACGGTGTATAACATGAAAGTTCGCTACCGGGGCAAGTCGGTTATCAAAGCCAAGGAAGGCAAAATCAACGTTATAAAACTTAACCCGGTTCTGCCGGCCAACAAGCTGTTCAAGCAAGAAGAGTCTATTCGTATCTTCGTGTCCGATGATCTGAATAAAATTCCGGTAAAGGTCGAAGTTGACCTTTGGGTTGGCTCAATGGTGATGGACCTACGCCAGAACAACGGTCTGAAACACCCCCTGCGGTATTTCTGA
- a CDS encoding mandelate racemase/muconate lactonizing enzyme family protein: MIITAITLYQYNIPLKAPIAISLGTIEHARNLLVQIQTDEAVTGWGEGSPFWMIVGETQASGLAAAEDMARLLIGQNPLAIETCLATLTRYLPGHPTTRSAFDMALYDIAAKAANMPLYQFLGGSKRTLVTDETIYISTPERMADDALRIQAQGAEAIKVKLGTNLRDDVHRIAAIREAIGDVTPIRTDANQGWDVVTAQGVLRTIGSWNVQYCEQPIKRQNVTGLRQIRQQSPVPIMADESLFDASDAIRLVREEAVDYFNIKLSKSGGIFEALSINAIAEAAGIPCMIGCMSESRLGLTANAHFAAARQNIVFYDLDGCFEHASDPIEGGITYTGYVISLPDTPGIGASIDATFLKQCSSKLVSLS, from the coding sequence ATGATTATCACCGCCATAACCCTCTATCAGTACAACATTCCGCTGAAGGCACCCATTGCTATTTCGCTGGGGACCATCGAGCACGCCCGTAATTTACTGGTCCAGATTCAAACGGATGAGGCTGTTACGGGCTGGGGCGAGGGTTCGCCGTTCTGGATGATCGTGGGTGAAACACAGGCCTCGGGACTGGCCGCAGCCGAGGACATGGCCCGGCTCCTGATCGGACAAAATCCGCTCGCTATCGAAACCTGCCTGGCTACGCTGACGCGTTATCTGCCCGGTCACCCCACGACGCGCTCAGCCTTCGACATGGCGTTGTATGATATTGCTGCCAAAGCCGCCAATATGCCTCTGTACCAGTTTTTAGGGGGAAGCAAACGGACGCTGGTTACCGACGAAACGATCTACATTAGTACGCCGGAGCGCATGGCCGATGATGCCCTACGGATACAGGCGCAGGGGGCCGAGGCAATTAAGGTCAAGCTGGGTACAAATCTGCGCGATGATGTCCATCGTATCGCAGCCATTCGGGAAGCTATCGGCGACGTAACGCCCATCCGTACCGACGCCAATCAGGGCTGGGATGTGGTGACGGCGCAGGGTGTGTTACGTACCATTGGCTCCTGGAACGTGCAGTACTGCGAGCAGCCCATCAAACGACAGAACGTAACAGGATTACGTCAGATTCGACAACAGTCGCCGGTGCCGATCATGGCCGACGAATCGCTGTTTGACGCTAGCGACGCGATCCGGCTGGTACGCGAAGAGGCCGTCGATTATTTCAACATCAAACTTTCAAAAAGTGGGGGCATTTTCGAAGCACTTAGCATCAATGCCATCGCCGAAGCAGCCGGTATCCCCTGCATGATTGGCTGCATGTCGGAGTCGCGGCTGGGACTGACGGCCAACGCTCATTTTGCTGCTGCCCGTCAGAATATCGTTTTTTATGACCTGGACGGCTGTTTTGAGCATGCCAGTGATCCGATTGAGGGCGGTATTACCTACACGGGTTACGTGATTAGTCTTCCCGATACCCCAGGCATCGGTGCCAGCATTGATGCTACGTTTTTGAAGCAGTGCTCCAGTAAGCTTGTTTCTCTTTCGTAA
- a CDS encoding nucleotidyltransferase domain-containing protein, which yields MEITYDPKPLTAEQLQALSQDVKKVLTELYGDRLDCVVLFGSYARGDFHNESDVDYLVVLRDEMVNSAREIRLMVDVTYDLCDKYDALVAVKPATLTKYQQSPLPFYENVRREGHLI from the coding sequence ATGGAAATCACCTACGATCCCAAGCCGCTCACCGCCGAGCAGTTGCAGGCACTTTCGCAGGACGTGAAGAAGGTCTTAACCGAACTCTACGGCGACCGGCTCGACTGCGTTGTGCTGTTCGGTTCATACGCCCGGGGTGATTTCCATAACGAATCCGACGTCGATTATCTTGTTGTACTTCGGGATGAAATGGTCAATAGCGCCAGAGAGATCAGACTTATGGTCGACGTCACTTACGATTTATGCGATAAATACGACGCACTGGTAGCTGTAAAACCAGCCACGCTGACTAAGTATCAACAATCACCGTTGCCTTTTTACGAGAACGTTCGCCGGGAAGGGCATTTGATATGA
- the ispF gene encoding 2-C-methyl-D-erythritol 2,4-cyclodiphosphate synthase, with the protein MKIRVGQGYDVHKLAEGRPFWLGGILIPSSFGAVGHSDADVVCHVLCDALLGAANMRNIGYHFSDKDPRWKGVDSKHLLTEVLKMVRGAGYEVSNVDVTVVLQEPKLNPHIPAMKTCLAEVMAIPEEDISIKATTSEHIGFVGRGEGIAAHCVALIYRD; encoded by the coding sequence ATGAAAATACGCGTAGGGCAAGGCTACGATGTGCATAAACTAGCCGAAGGGCGTCCATTCTGGCTCGGCGGAATTCTGATTCCTTCTTCGTTTGGGGCAGTGGGCCACTCCGATGCCGATGTGGTCTGTCACGTTCTGTGCGACGCGCTTTTGGGAGCCGCTAACATGCGCAATATCGGTTACCACTTCTCAGACAAAGACCCGCGCTGGAAGGGTGTGGACAGTAAACATCTGCTGACTGAAGTCCTCAAGATGGTACGTGGTGCTGGCTATGAAGTGTCGAACGTAGACGTAACGGTTGTTCTTCAGGAGCCTAAGCTCAACCCCCATATTCCAGCTATGAAAACCTGCTTGGCGGAGGTCATGGCCATTCCAGAAGAAGATATTTCCATTAAAGCCACTACGTCCGAACACATCGGATTTGTGGGGAGGGGCGAGGGCATTGCCGCTCACTGCGTCGCGTTGATTTACCGGGATTAA
- a CDS encoding DUF6686 family protein: MNNRHDLRSLVEWDNGYIGHCSCCGTYNVAFKNSLFVLKAAEFEWFREVMLSREHLGSFHTTHGKEIYVPTPLQNYFILFSEDELTELLEKLAEVSPLVQADQILNRLV, translated from the coding sequence ATGAATAACCGGCATGATTTACGGAGTCTGGTTGAATGGGACAACGGCTACATTGGCCATTGCAGCTGCTGCGGAACCTATAACGTAGCCTTCAAAAACTCGCTGTTCGTCCTGAAAGCGGCCGAATTTGAATGGTTTCGGGAGGTGATGCTAAGTCGGGAACACCTGGGGTCGTTCCATACCACTCACGGCAAGGAAATTTACGTACCTACGCCACTACAGAACTATTTTATCCTGTTCTCGGAAGACGAATTAACCGAGTTGCTGGAAAAACTAGCCGAAGTAAGTCCGCTGGTCCAGGCCGATCAGATTCTGAACAGGTTGGTTTAA
- a CDS encoding GNAT family N-acetyltransferase — protein sequence MATSPCLLNRSELDTVAWDKCVTASPNHIVYGYSWYLDSVLSEPGWKWMGLVGTNEVGTYQAVMPIPLRRKFGQWVVHQPLFCQFLVVFAQEATIDPLPFYRVVQQHFRYGSKLSLGETTSAPNCFERIEPQHTYVLDLRNSYETIAGNYNRDRRLNLRRAQSVGWQIVESDDIASLITLFRVHHAVGVQGGVGEWAYVILAKLYEALRLRQLARLRYALLDGQIEAGVLFVQEGNRIIYLFNAASTKGRTGNARTLLLDQLVREQAQQPLVLDFESPEKASIAQFYQSFGAAAEPYQIVSWNRLTRIERTLLRIKNSLIR from the coding sequence GTGGCAACATCTCCCTGCCTGCTGAACCGCTCCGAACTGGATACCGTGGCCTGGGATAAATGCGTCACGGCCTCCCCAAATCATATTGTGTACGGCTATTCCTGGTATCTGGATAGTGTTTTGTCCGAACCTGGCTGGAAATGGATGGGGCTGGTCGGGACCAATGAAGTTGGAACGTATCAGGCTGTAATGCCGATACCGCTGCGCCGAAAGTTTGGCCAATGGGTTGTACACCAACCGCTATTCTGCCAGTTTCTGGTCGTTTTCGCTCAGGAAGCCACTATTGACCCGTTACCGTTCTACCGGGTCGTCCAACAGCACTTTCGGTACGGTTCAAAGCTGAGCTTAGGCGAAACAACTAGTGCTCCGAACTGTTTCGAGCGAATTGAGCCACAGCATACGTATGTGCTTGATCTGCGTAACTCGTACGAAACAATTGCCGGCAATTATAATCGGGATCGTCGGTTAAACCTGCGCCGGGCACAGTCTGTGGGCTGGCAGATCGTTGAATCAGACGATATTGCCAGCTTGATCACCCTGTTCCGGGTGCATCATGCCGTCGGTGTGCAGGGGGGCGTTGGTGAGTGGGCTTATGTGATTCTGGCGAAGCTGTATGAAGCGTTACGTCTGCGCCAACTGGCGAGATTGCGCTATGCGCTACTGGATGGGCAGATTGAAGCAGGAGTACTGTTTGTGCAGGAGGGTAATCGAATTATCTACCTCTTCAATGCAGCCTCGACTAAGGGACGTACCGGCAATGCCCGTACTCTATTGCTCGATCAATTGGTTCGGGAGCAGGCGCAGCAGCCGCTCGTGCTCGACTTCGAAAGCCCCGAAAAAGCGTCAATCGCCCAGTTTTATCAAAGTTTCGGGGCCGCGGCCGAACCGTATCAGATAGTTTCCTGGAATCGGCTGACGCGTATCGAACGCACGTTACTACGTATCAAAAACAGCCTGATCAGGTAA
- a CDS encoding amidohydrolase family protein translates to MKYLSCLAILLLTGLTAYGQNQKPAEPLGFEEYDPVSTLKVPEHKLTQSKYPFIDVHNHQWNMDEANLNPLIAQMDSLNMGIMINLSGRGWGSVEQGTKFFDQSLANARKTAPKRLALFTNLNFEDIGRKGWTEEAVQLLEQDVKKGAKGLKIYKNLGLDKMDESGRVRVDDPRLDAIWDKCGELGIPVLIHTADPKSFWDPMDRYNERWLELKLHAGRRRSANNPVPWETLLAEQHNVFRKHPKTTFIAAHMGWFPNDLNKLDSLMTVFPNMNVEIGAVIAELGRQPRASRKFFEKYQDRILFGKDSWVPSEYATYFRVLETDDEYFPYHKKYHAFWRMYGMALPDEILKKVYYKNALRIIPGLDKSQFPN, encoded by the coding sequence ATGAAATATCTATCCTGCCTGGCTATCCTGTTACTGACGGGACTGACCGCCTATGGCCAGAATCAGAAACCTGCCGAGCCCCTCGGCTTCGAAGAATACGATCCCGTTTCGACGCTAAAGGTACCGGAGCATAAACTGACGCAATCGAAGTATCCGTTCATTGATGTACACAACCACCAATGGAACATGGACGAGGCTAACCTGAACCCGCTCATCGCGCAGATGGATAGCCTCAACATGGGTATCATGATCAACCTGAGCGGTCGGGGTTGGGGCAGTGTTGAGCAGGGAACCAAGTTTTTCGATCAGTCACTGGCCAACGCTCGCAAAACAGCCCCCAAACGGCTGGCGTTGTTTACGAACCTGAACTTTGAAGATATCGGCCGGAAGGGCTGGACGGAAGAAGCCGTTCAACTGCTGGAGCAGGACGTAAAGAAAGGAGCCAAAGGGCTTAAAATTTATAAGAACCTGGGCCTGGACAAAATGGACGAAAGTGGCCGGGTGCGGGTCGATGATCCACGACTGGACGCTATCTGGGACAAATGCGGGGAGCTGGGCATCCCGGTGCTTATCCACACGGCCGACCCTAAATCGTTCTGGGATCCAATGGACCGCTATAATGAGCGCTGGCTCGAACTCAAACTCCACGCGGGTCGCCGGCGATCGGCGAATAATCCCGTTCCCTGGGAAACGCTGCTGGCCGAGCAGCACAATGTATTCCGAAAACACCCTAAAACGACGTTTATTGCCGCTCATATGGGCTGGTTTCCCAATGACCTTAATAAACTCGACAGTCTGATGACGGTGTTTCCGAACATGAACGTCGAAATCGGGGCCGTTATCGCTGAGTTAGGTCGCCAGCCACGGGCGTCGCGTAAGTTCTTCGAGAAGTATCAGGACCGGATTCTATTTGGAAAAGATAGCTGGGTCCCATCCGAGTACGCCACGTATTTCCGGGTGCTGGAAACGGACGACGAATACTTCCCCTATCACAAGAAATACCACGCGTTCTGGCGCATGTATGGCATGGCACTACCGGATGAAATCCTGAAAAAGGTTTACTATAAAAATGCCCTGCGTATCATTCCCGGTTTGGATAAGAGTCAGTTCCCTAATTAA